aaattttaaaacttaatatGAATGTCCATCTTATATTAAATACACTCGTTAATATTAGTAAAGGGAGAggaggaggaaggaaaaataataatacattaaaaatgtACTTTATGATATCTATTATCTACAAATAATACATGTTTTAACTTTATAAAAAGGTAGGTCTCATCTTTCAACACTCATATTTAGacaatttaagtaaaaaaaaatattgtaggTATCCTACATTAAAAGCctgaaaatttagtttttattaagaaaaaatcTAGAAtccaataattttatttgtattttggcTAGTATGTAATCAGTAGAAAAAAGTGAGTTattagatgaaatctcacatcaatttcacaccatcaaattattattgataactAATTGAtagctaacaatcacaaatatTGCtgccctagcattgctcttttATTAAACATGTTAGTTCTTAATTTGAACAAATGTGTTAACTGAGTTTACAGTAATTCAACGCAAGTTTCCTTAAAATGGAGAAAGAAGACATGGTGGCACGTTTAGACAATAATCATTAGAAAGAGACAAGAGAAGAGTAAGATGCATCAACCTCAAGGTGTACTTGCtctccatactccatcactctCACTATCACTCTCCAAACTCAGAAGAACAACATCACATTCAAATTCGATCACCATGTTGCACGCGCCGCCGACACATCCCAAGTGGTCTCTCCAAGGAATGACAGCCCTTGTCACCGGTGGAACCCGCGGAATCGGGTACCTAATCAAAATCTCATCTTTCAAACtcctcattcattcattcattcatcacAATGACCCCTTCACTTTCTCTGCAAAAAAAGGCACGCCATTGTGGAGGAACTGGTTGGGTTTGGCGCAAGAGTGCACACGTGTGCAAGGAACGAAGCTGAGCTCACCAAGTCTCTCATCCAATGGAATGATTCTGGTTTTGATGTTACTGGCTCTGTTTGCGATGTCTCTGTCCCTCATCAGAGGGAGAAGCTGATGGACTGTGTGTGTTCTCAATTCCAAGGGAAACTCAACATCCTTGTAagctctcttctttttttgcaTATCATGTGTTTGATATTATTCCCCAGCTAACACTGTTGTGTATGTTTTGAATTCACATTAACTGTTACTTTAATACCGGTATAGATAAACAATGTAGGGACAAACATTAGGAAACCAATGACAGAACTCACTACTGCAGAGATTTCCAGACTCATGGATACCAATTTAGGGTCCACCTTTCATATATGCCAACTTGCATATCCACTTCTGAAAGCATCTGGAATTGCAAGTGTTGTGTTTGTCTCGTCGGTTTCTGGTTTCGTCTCCCTGAAGTCCATGTCGGTTCAAGGAGCAACAAAAGGTAACTAATGCAGTAATGTCGATGAGTTAGTATAgagtaataaaatttaaatgtctGTCTCGTTTTCTGGTTTATAGGAGCAATTAATCAACTTACAAGGAATCTAGCTTGTGAGTGGGCAAAGGACAATATAAGGAGTAATGCAGTTGCACCCTGGTACATCAAAACCTCAATGGTTGAAAAAGTAATTGTCTTCCTCCTTATCCTGTAACCACAAATTAGGATGAGCTAAACTACCTATGACATTGATTTGAGCAACAAGGGTTCACCGTGGCATGGTAACTTTTTTTAGGTGCTGAGCAACAAGGAGTATGTGGAAGAGGTGTATTCGAGAACCCCACTTGGGCGACTAGGAGACCCAGCAGAAGTGTCTTCTGTTGTTGCTTTTCTGTGTTTACCAGCATCATCATACATCACTGGCCAGATTATTTGTGTTGATGGAGGGATGACCGTAAATGGATTCTACCCAACTCATACATAGGAATGTGTCTTCTCTACCATTCATGGATT
The genomic region above belongs to Arachis duranensis cultivar V14167 chromosome 3, aradu.V14167.gnm2.J7QH, whole genome shotgun sequence and contains:
- the LOC107476822 gene encoding tropinone reductase homolog At5g06060, with amino-acid sequence MHQPQGVLALHTPSLSLSLSKLRRTTSHSNSITMLHAPPTHPKWSLQGMTALVTGGTRGIGHAIVEELVGFGARVHTCARNEAELTKSLIQWNDSGFDVTGSVCDVSVPHQREKLMDCVCSQFQGKLNILINNVGTNIRKPMTELTTAEISRLMDTNLGSTFHICQLAYPLLKASGIASVVFVSSVSGFVSLKSMSVQGATKGAINQLTRNLACEWAKDNIRSNAVAPWYIKTSMVEKVLSNKEYVEEVYSRTPLGRLGDPAEVSSVVAFLCLPASSYITGQIICVDGGMTVNGFYPTHT